A genomic window from Micromonospora sp. WMMA1947 includes:
- a CDS encoding YkvA family protein → MSRESWVLVALAAVLAVAMLAGAVLLAIRVVRTRRMLGALGAGGKVAFYGALIYTILPVDLLPDPIYLDDMGVLAGALFYLGRLVTKHRAEQRAAQSAQAMPLAVAPPRPSDRP, encoded by the coding sequence GTGTCCCGTGAATCCTGGGTGCTTGTCGCACTCGCCGCCGTCCTCGCGGTGGCCATGCTGGCCGGGGCGGTGCTGCTCGCCATCCGGGTGGTCCGCACCCGCCGTATGCTCGGCGCGCTCGGCGCCGGCGGCAAGGTCGCGTTCTACGGCGCGCTGATCTACACCATCCTGCCGGTGGACCTGCTGCCCGACCCGATCTACCTGGACGACATGGGCGTGCTGGCCGGCGCGCTGTTCTACCTGGGCCGGCTGGTCACGAAGCACCGTGCCGAGCAGCGGGCCGCCCAGTCCGCCCAGGCGATGCCGCTGGCCGTAGCGCCGCCGCGTCCGTCGGATCGTCCCTGA
- a CDS encoding TIGR03618 family F420-dependent PPOX class oxidoreductase, with the protein MAGRHRLDPHDERVARFFADRHLATLTTPRADGTPHVVPVGVTFDPAAGLARVITSAGSAKARHVAAAGPDGVPVAVCQVDGRWWLTVEGRAVLRRDPESVAEAERRYAERYRTPRPNPERVVIEIAVTRLLGSLPG; encoded by the coding sequence ATGGCTGGGCGTCACCGGTTGGACCCGCACGACGAGCGGGTCGCCCGGTTCTTCGCGGACCGGCACCTCGCCACCCTCACCACACCGCGTGCCGACGGCACCCCGCACGTCGTACCCGTGGGGGTGACCTTCGACCCGGCGGCCGGGCTGGCCCGGGTGATCACCTCGGCCGGGTCGGCCAAGGCCCGGCACGTCGCGGCGGCCGGGCCGGACGGCGTGCCGGTCGCCGTGTGCCAGGTCGACGGCCGCTGGTGGCTGACCGTGGAGGGCCGGGCGGTGCTGCGCCGCGACCCGGAGTCGGTGGCGGAGGCCGAGCGGCGGTACGCCGAGCGTTATCGCACGCCGCGCCCGAATCCGGAGCGGGTGGTCATCGAGATCGCGGTGACCCGGCTCCTGGGAAGCCTCCCCGGCTGA